Genomic segment of Iocasia fonsfrigidae:
CAAAGGCCTCATCAATATCCTGAATATCATATCCTTCTTCCAGCAAGTTCTGAATTATTTCTTCTTCTTTTATAAAATGATTTTCATCCTTTAACATCATTCTAATAAGCAAACCTATAATTTCCATTACATCTTCGTTCAATTATATAACCCCCTCCCCCTGAATCAATTTACTGCTATATAAATTATATCATTCCTTTTGATAACTAATATATAATTATAGTGGTTTTAATAGATTTTGTAAACCCAAAAATATATATTTATTTCCTGCCTCTCTGGAAATAATACCTTTTAACTCCAACTTAAGGAGTATTGTATTAATAACTGCAGGGCTTTTCTCAGTCATTTCAATCAGCTGATTAATATCCAATTCTGCTTCTTCCTGCAATATTTTAACAACATCTTCCTCATCAGCTGATAATTCGGGGTAAGCAGTCTGATTGTGTTCTTCTATCTCACTATAAATAAATAACTCTTCCAAAATATCATTAACACTACTAACAAGTTTAGCCCCTTCCTTGATTAATTTATTGGTACCTTCGCTCTGTGTACGGTTTATATTACCTGGGATAGCAAAGAGTTCACGCCCCTGTTCAAGAGCTAGACTGGCTGTGATTAAAGAACCGCTCCGGCTTGAAGCCTCTACAACCAGTACACCCTTACTCAGCCCACTTATAATTCTATTTCTCTGGGGAAAATTTCCTGAAAGGGGTTTAGTTCCTGGGGGAAACTCACTGATAACCATGCCCCTGTGCTGAATCTCATTAAAAAGTTCATTGTTTTCCGGTGGATATATAATATCAAGTCCACTACCAAGAACTGCGATCGTTTTCCCTTTAGCTTTTAAACTGCCTAGATGTCCATGTGTATCAATACCCCTGGCCATACCACT
This window contains:
- the dprA gene encoding DNA-processing protein DprA, with translation MEERNCCLGLSIIKGLGSIRIAKLLKHFGSPLRVWQADERELAVVEGIGSLAAEIVKQRDKIKFEKVLQRIRSLNINFITINDQAYPVSLKNIYDPPPVLFYKGEYILDESCVAIVGSRKSTSYGRKIAEKMGYELAQKGITVVSGMARGIDTHGHLGSLKAKGKTIAVLGSGLDIIYPPENNELFNEIQHRGMVISEFPPGTKPLSGNFPQRNRIISGLSKGVLVVEASSRSGSLITASLALEQGRELFAIPGNINRTQSEGTNKLIKEGAKLVSSVNDILEELFIYSEIEEHNQTAYPELSADEEDVVKILQEEAELDINQLIEMTEKSPAVINTILLKLELKGIISREAGNKYIFLGLQNLLKPL